From Streptomyces sp. NBC_00683, one genomic window encodes:
- a CDS encoding alpha/beta fold hydrolase — translation MSETAVRPQADVGRYVSEIWRDRYFAACDAAYALGAPARAEQDVETTFGTTHVYRYGPEDPAALSRTPVVLVHGAGSCSATWYPNTPALSADRPVYAIDTPGDPGRSVQREPIHQPERAAQWLDETLAALGLDRVHLVGASYGGWLALNQAHRTPDRLASVTLLDPGGLEKVGLRFFVWIFAGLFATFAPRALRPRLAAWLDQPVLVRRELRAMVRTSVRAYRIRRPAPLPLTDDELSTVRTPLYLALGRRSLLLHPQRQMERVPRLVPGTRAEIISGTGHGPQIDHAEETNRRMLDFMNSVD, via the coding sequence GTGTCCGAGACCGCTGTCCGTCCTCAGGCCGACGTCGGCCGCTATGTGAGCGAAATCTGGCGGGACCGCTACTTCGCGGCCTGCGACGCGGCCTACGCCCTGGGGGCGCCGGCACGCGCGGAACAGGACGTGGAGACCACCTTCGGGACCACGCACGTCTACCGCTACGGCCCCGAGGACCCCGCCGCCCTGTCCCGCACCCCCGTCGTCCTGGTGCACGGGGCGGGCTCCTGCTCCGCCACGTGGTACCCCAACACCCCCGCGCTCAGCGCCGACCGCCCCGTCTACGCCATCGACACCCCGGGCGACCCTGGACGCAGTGTGCAGCGCGAACCGATCCACCAGCCGGAACGGGCCGCGCAGTGGCTGGACGAGACGCTCGCCGCGCTGGGGCTCGACCGTGTCCACCTCGTCGGCGCCTCGTACGGCGGCTGGCTCGCCCTGAACCAGGCACACCGCACACCCGACCGCCTCGCCTCGGTCACCCTGCTCGACCCGGGCGGCCTGGAGAAGGTGGGGCTGCGCTTCTTCGTCTGGATCTTCGCCGGCCTCTTCGCGACCTTCGCGCCCAGAGCCCTCCGTCCACGGCTGGCCGCCTGGCTGGATCAACCGGTCCTCGTCAGGCGGGAGCTGCGCGCCATGGTCAGAACTTCCGTCCGGGCCTACCGCATCCGCCGCCCGGCCCCACTCCCCCTGACCGACGACGAGTTGTCCACTGTCCGCACACCGCTCTACCTCGCGCTCGGCAGGCGCAGCCTGCTCCTGCACCCGCAGCGGCAGATGGAGCGCGTACCCCGCCTGGTACCGGGGACCCGGGCAGAGATCATCTCCGGGACAGGTCACGGACCGCAGATCGACCATGCGGAAGAGACCAACCGCCGGATGCTGGACTTCATGAACAGCGTCGACTGA
- a CDS encoding MerR family transcriptional regulator, producing the protein MFTIGDFARHGRVSVRMLRHYDATGLLRPAHVDPATGYRHYTAAQLARLNRVIALKDLGFTLQQVRDIVDEKVTTEELRGMLRLRRAELETAVAAAGARLVQVEARLRAIESEGRMPTNDVVIKAVPAVRVAELTATAASFEPEAIGPVIGPLYDELFRRLGAAGITPTGPGVAYYEDAPEGDGRISIHAAVQVSAPLQDGVVRVLDLLPLDRAATIVHRGSMDTVVPTAQTLARWIDANGYRSAGYPREINLECPENRDDWVTELQAPVIPA; encoded by the coding sequence ATGTTCACCATCGGAGACTTCGCCAGGCACGGCCGCGTATCGGTCCGGATGCTGCGTCACTACGACGCGACCGGCCTGCTGCGTCCGGCCCATGTCGACCCCGCCACCGGCTACCGCCATTACACCGCTGCCCAGTTGGCCCGACTCAACAGGGTGATCGCGCTCAAGGACCTCGGCTTCACTCTCCAGCAGGTGCGGGACATCGTGGACGAGAAGGTCACCACGGAGGAACTGCGGGGCATGCTGCGGTTGCGGCGGGCCGAACTGGAAACCGCGGTGGCCGCGGCAGGGGCGCGGTTGGTGCAGGTCGAGGCGAGGCTCCGGGCGATCGAGAGTGAGGGGCGCATGCCCACGAACGATGTTGTCATCAAGGCCGTTCCCGCGGTGCGGGTGGCGGAGCTGACCGCGACTGCCGCGAGTTTCGAGCCCGAGGCGATCGGCCCGGTCATCGGGCCGCTCTACGACGAGCTGTTCCGGCGCCTGGGCGCGGCGGGTATCACCCCGACAGGACCCGGGGTCGCCTACTACGAGGACGCTCCGGAAGGCGACGGCCGGATCAGCATCCATGCCGCCGTCCAGGTATCCGCGCCCCTTCAGGACGGCGTCGTCCGGGTCCTCGACCTGCTGCCCCTCGACCGGGCGGCGACCATCGTCCACCGCGGCTCGATGGACACCGTGGTCCCCACGGCGCAGACGTTGGCCCGCTGGATCGACGCCAACGGTTACCGGTCAGCCGGATATCCGCGCGAGATCAACCTGGAGTGCCCCGAGAACAGGGACGACTGGGTGACGGAACTCCAGGCCCCGGTGATCCCGGCCTGA
- a CDS encoding SMP-30/gluconolactonase/LRE family protein — MTTRHPGLYECLDDRFRTGRCMNGDDDLEVLYTGCRWAEGPIYLPAWRQLIWSDIPNDRMLRWDETTNTVSVFREPAGHTNGNTLDLEGRLITCEQGNRRVTRTEHNGTLTVLADRWQGRRLNSPNDAAVKSDGSIWFSDPDFGITSDYEGYLAESEIGSCNVYRIDPATGDVSLVADCFGAPNGLVFSRDERQLYVSDTRAGFIRVFDVRADGRTLSDGEVFATADPAAGSRFDNLRFDDGGRLWVAAMSNGVHCYDPDGTLIGRLNVPETVSNISWGGAKRNRLFITAETSLYSVVMAVAGTHPTGPGRRPWLDGPSAA; from the coding sequence ATGACCACCCGACACCCCGGGTTGTACGAGTGCCTCGACGACCGCTTCCGTACCGGTCGGTGCATGAACGGCGATGACGACCTCGAGGTCCTGTACACGGGCTGCCGCTGGGCGGAGGGGCCGATCTACCTTCCGGCCTGGCGCCAGCTGATATGGAGCGACATCCCCAACGACCGCATGCTGCGCTGGGACGAGACCACCAATACCGTCAGCGTCTTCCGCGAGCCCGCCGGGCACACGAACGGCAACACCCTGGACCTCGAAGGCAGGCTCATCACCTGTGAGCAGGGCAACCGGCGGGTCACCCGCACCGAGCACAACGGCACCCTCACCGTGCTGGCCGACCGCTGGCAGGGCAGGCGCCTCAACAGTCCCAACGACGCGGCGGTGAAGTCCGACGGCTCGATCTGGTTCTCCGACCCGGACTTCGGCATCACCAGTGACTACGAGGGGTACCTCGCGGAGAGCGAGATCGGGTCCTGCAACGTGTACCGGATCGACCCGGCCACGGGCGACGTGAGCCTGGTGGCCGACTGCTTCGGCGCCCCCAACGGGCTCGTCTTCTCCCGTGACGAGCGGCAGTTGTACGTCTCCGACACCCGGGCCGGCTTCATCCGGGTCTTCGACGTCCGAGCCGACGGCCGCACACTCTCGGACGGCGAGGTGTTCGCCACGGCCGACCCCGCGGCCGGAAGCCGGTTCGACAATCTGCGCTTCGACGACGGCGGCCGTCTGTGGGTTGCCGCCATGAGCAACGGCGTGCACTGCTACGACCCGGACGGCACGCTGATCGGCCGGCTGAACGTACCGGAGACCGTGTCCAACATCTCCTGGGGCGGGGCCAAGCGAAACCGTCTCTTCATCACCGCCGAGACCAGCCTCTACTCGGTGGTCATGGCCGTCGCGGGGACGCATCCGACCGGTCCGGGGCGGCGCCCCTGGCTCGACGGGCCCTCGGCCGCCTGA
- a CDS encoding Lrp/AsnC family transcriptional regulator has product MDHVDRALLTQLQQDATQPYAALGQSVGLSAGAAHERVRKLRERGVIRRTVIEVDPAAVGRGVLAYVMVDSTAWMGDAAEHFAALPEIQEAHVIAGSASLLVKVRTATTEQLQDVLRRIYAIEGVSGTQATIVLETFFERPLPPQEL; this is encoded by the coding sequence GTGGATCACGTGGACCGTGCGTTGCTGACGCAGCTTCAGCAGGACGCCACCCAGCCCTATGCCGCCCTCGGCCAGTCCGTCGGCCTCTCCGCCGGTGCCGCCCATGAGCGCGTCCGTAAGCTGCGCGAGCGCGGCGTGATCCGGCGCACCGTGATCGAGGTGGACCCTGCGGCGGTGGGGCGCGGCGTGCTCGCGTACGTGATGGTCGACTCGACTGCCTGGATGGGCGATGCGGCGGAGCACTTCGCAGCGCTGCCCGAGATCCAGGAGGCGCACGTCATCGCGGGCAGCGCCTCGTTGCTGGTGAAGGTCAGAACCGCGACCACGGAGCAGCTCCAGGACGTGCTGCGCCGGATCTACGCGATCGAGGGCGTCAGCGGGACGCAGGCCACCATCGTGCTGGAGACGTTCTTCGAGCGTCCGCTGCCGCCCCAGGAGCTGTAG
- a CDS encoding TerD family protein, with protein sequence MITLKKEDGPADLDGVTHLSIGVSWDPTVGASGGILGKLRQKAGTDLDLIAIAMQGAEPVRLAGLDSLDPLGNGSLVHSGDNQTGRGDGDDETVTVDFARVPSNITSVVFIAAAYKKRSAFQNARNISFKVYDATGGTTQQVADIWPSLLTDDNGCAVAKAMREGAGWKLQVINETGKIKQGDERALMRFAVSK encoded by the coding sequence ATGATCACGCTGAAGAAGGAAGACGGCCCGGCCGACCTCGACGGGGTCACGCATCTGTCCATCGGGGTCTCCTGGGACCCGACCGTCGGGGCCAGCGGAGGCATCCTGGGCAAGCTCCGGCAGAAGGCCGGAACCGATCTTGACCTGATCGCCATCGCGATGCAGGGCGCGGAGCCCGTGCGGCTGGCCGGGCTCGACTCCCTGGACCCGCTGGGCAACGGCTCCCTGGTGCACAGCGGGGACAACCAGACCGGGCGCGGCGACGGTGACGACGAGACCGTGACCGTGGATTTTGCCCGGGTGCCGTCCAACATCACGTCCGTCGTGTTCATCGCTGCCGCGTACAAGAAGCGGAGCGCCTTCCAGAACGCGCGGAACATCAGCTTCAAGGTCTACGACGCGACCGGTGGCACCACCCAGCAGGTTGCCGACATCTGGCCGAGCCTGCTCACCGATGACAACGGCTGTGCCGTGGCCAAGGCCATGCGCGAAGGGGCGGGCTGGAAGCTCCAGGTGATCAACGAGACCGGCAAGATCAAGCAGGGCGACGAGCGTGCCCTCATGCGTTTCGCCGTGAGCAAGTAG
- a CDS encoding winged helix-turn-helix transcriptional regulator, with the protein MVTKQFRGSPEEQADLTRADSLAREIFSDVANKWALLIIDVLGEGTLRFGEVRNGIEGISHKMLTQNLRMLERNGLVERCVHPTVPPRVEYTLTESGRALRETVHRMCDWTHQYLGHIEAARRRFDT; encoded by the coding sequence ATGGTGACCAAGCAGTTCAGGGGCTCGCCCGAGGAACAGGCGGACCTGACGCGCGCGGACTCCCTGGCGCGGGAGATCTTCTCGGACGTCGCCAACAAGTGGGCGCTCCTGATCATCGACGTCCTGGGTGAAGGCACGCTGCGCTTCGGTGAGGTGCGGAACGGAATCGAGGGCATCAGCCACAAGATGCTCACCCAGAACCTGCGCATGTTGGAGCGGAACGGCCTCGTCGAGCGGTGCGTGCACCCGACCGTGCCGCCACGGGTCGAGTACACCCTCACCGAGTCGGGCCGGGCACTGCGGGAGACCGTCCACAGAATGTGCGACTGGACCCACCAGTACCTCGGTCATATCGAAGCCGCCCGTCGCCGCTTCGACACGTAG
- a CDS encoding RidA family protein: MAITLVNPSGLPEVDAYRQVSIATGAKLVFVAGQVSWNADGVTVGTGDLAAQVEQCYLNIGTALAEVGGSFADVAKLTVHVVDWTPDRMPLLLDGISRAAAKLGVTPVPPATLLGVAALDVPDHLVEVEATAVID, translated from the coding sequence ATGGCCATCACCCTGGTGAACCCCAGCGGATTGCCGGAAGTCGACGCGTACAGGCAGGTGTCGATCGCGACCGGGGCGAAACTGGTTTTCGTCGCCGGGCAGGTCTCCTGGAATGCCGACGGGGTCACGGTCGGCACGGGGGATCTCGCCGCCCAGGTCGAGCAGTGCTACCTCAACATCGGCACCGCACTGGCCGAAGTCGGTGGCTCCTTCGCCGACGTGGCGAAACTGACGGTCCACGTCGTGGACTGGACCCCCGACAGGATGCCCCTGCTCCTGGACGGCATCTCCCGGGCGGCCGCGAAACTGGGGGTCACCCCGGTACCGCCGGCAACGTTGTTGGGCGTCGCGGCTCTCGACGTACCGGACCATCTGGTCGAGGTCGAAGCCACCGCGGTCATCGACTGA
- a CDS encoding DUF4396 domain-containing protein, translating into MDHTAHREGSTHDHHAHRSTAGKGAGGVTWRTAAKATLHCLTGCAIGEILGMVIGTALLWGNVQTMVLAIALAFVFGYSFTLFAVRKAGLDLKTAVKVALAADTVSIAVMELVDNGIIALVPGAMDADLSDTLFWAALLGGFAVAFLVTTPVNKWMIGRGKGHAVVHAYH; encoded by the coding sequence ATGGACCACACCGCGCACCGTGAGGGCAGCACCCACGACCACCACGCGCACCGGAGTACGGCCGGGAAAGGGGCGGGCGGAGTCACCTGGAGGACCGCGGCCAAGGCCACGCTGCACTGCCTGACCGGGTGTGCGATCGGCGAGATCCTGGGCATGGTCATCGGCACCGCCCTGCTCTGGGGCAATGTCCAGACCATGGTTCTGGCGATCGCCCTGGCGTTCGTCTTCGGCTACTCCTTCACCCTGTTCGCAGTCCGCAAGGCGGGCCTGGACCTCAAGACCGCCGTCAAGGTGGCGCTGGCCGCGGACACGGTCTCGATCGCGGTGATGGAGCTCGTCGACAACGGCATCATCGCCCTGGTCCCCGGTGCGATGGACGCCGACCTGTCCGACACCCTGTTCTGGGCGGCGCTGCTGGGCGGGTTCGCCGTGGCCTTTCTGGTCACCACACCGGTCAACAAGTGGATGATCGGTCGCGGAAAAGGCCACGCCGTCGTCCACGCCTACCACTGA
- a CDS encoding pyridoxamine 5'-phosphate oxidase family protein, whose amino-acid sequence MALKREEREQFLAEAHVAALAVDAGEPGRAPLTVPIWYQYEQGGDIWIMTGRHSRKGVLIAEAGRFSLMVERVAPTIRYVSVEGPVTATTPATREQLVEMSARYLPAEKVEGYVDFAWREHGEQVVIHMRPQRWLSSDLGQV is encoded by the coding sequence GTGGCTTTGAAGCGCGAAGAGCGTGAACAGTTTCTGGCCGAAGCCCATGTCGCAGCCCTGGCCGTGGACGCGGGGGAGCCCGGACGGGCTCCGCTCACCGTGCCGATCTGGTACCAGTACGAGCAGGGCGGCGACATCTGGATCATGACGGGACGGCACTCCCGCAAGGGGGTTCTGATCGCCGAGGCGGGCCGGTTCAGTCTGATGGTCGAGCGAGTCGCACCGACCATCCGCTACGTCTCCGTCGAGGGCCCCGTCACCGCGACAACACCCGCCACCCGCGAACAGCTGGTGGAGATGTCGGCGCGCTACCTTCCTGCCGAGAAGGTCGAAGGCTACGTCGACTTCGCCTGGCGGGAGCACGGCGAGCAGGTGGTCATCCACATGCGACCGCAGCGCTGGCTCAGCTCGGACCTCGGCCAGGTCTGA
- a CDS encoding PH domain-containing protein — protein sequence MPHALEVTCRPLWKRTLWFFVGLGAVGTVLAAVRTAYWGPGPELGIGLLLAAVGIVSLHRVTAEVKADARGLRYRTLLHRRSVPWHDIADVRVHLKYTNTSRGEEARRVSVLLRDGHRWVLPLPRSWSLHDPAFDAKLDGLRALHRRHGAPESAHLPVISSRTAGRAWAGLLGLCALLLACAGVAASFVPDAASNEREWESATPCTAATPATERRECLTTLPAVIVRTEANRPKQSSWLYFADDRPVRRVAVSRQDAQAFRSGDGVELTVWRGKVREVAGKRHVWREHMPIAGEAAVVAAAFALAAGYPAAQSLLRLRGRRLADDEVLPSALPFGGALVATALWLLPLCYLHPTAPPTDPGTVAWAAAGVSATVALFALAWRATGVRKPENGVAEEVGRPGREVHLAARFLEHTDYNPHGFGTHIVLGDGPPAVTPHPGPGRFAARRIPVERLTVKDVRRIRGSDGDTAPRSWHIAELDDAGEPVRLAAAPADLTRIVHELRAAGAPVDASNREA from the coding sequence ATGCCCCATGCCCTCGAAGTGACCTGCCGTCCCCTCTGGAAGCGCACCCTCTGGTTCTTCGTCGGACTGGGGGCGGTCGGCACGGTCCTGGCAGCCGTACGCACGGCCTACTGGGGTCCGGGCCCCGAACTGGGCATCGGCCTGCTGCTCGCGGCGGTGGGCATCGTGTCGCTCCACAGGGTCACCGCCGAGGTGAAGGCCGACGCGCGCGGACTGCGCTACCGGACGCTGCTGCACCGTCGGAGCGTGCCCTGGCACGACATCGCCGACGTACGCGTCCACCTGAAGTACACGAACACCTCACGGGGCGAGGAAGCCCGGCGAGTCAGCGTGTTGCTCCGCGACGGACACCGATGGGTCCTGCCCCTGCCGCGGAGCTGGTCCCTTCATGACCCGGCCTTCGACGCGAAGCTGGACGGGCTCCGCGCACTGCACCGCCGTCACGGAGCACCGGAGTCGGCCCACCTCCCCGTCATCTCCTCCCGCACGGCCGGGCGGGCCTGGGCCGGGCTGCTGGGTCTGTGCGCACTCCTGCTCGCGTGTGCGGGCGTGGCCGCGTCGTTCGTGCCGGACGCCGCGTCGAACGAGCGGGAGTGGGAGTCGGCAACCCCGTGCACCGCGGCGACGCCCGCGACGGAGCGCCGTGAGTGCCTGACCACGCTGCCGGCCGTGATCGTGAGGACCGAGGCCAACCGGCCCAAGCAGAGCAGTTGGCTGTACTTCGCCGACGACCGGCCCGTGCGGCGGGTCGCCGTGTCACGCCAGGACGCACAGGCGTTCCGGTCCGGCGACGGCGTCGAACTGACCGTCTGGCGCGGCAAGGTGAGGGAGGTCGCCGGAAAGCGTCACGTGTGGCGGGAGCACATGCCCATTGCCGGAGAGGCGGCCGTCGTCGCGGCCGCGTTCGCCCTCGCCGCGGGCTACCCGGCCGCGCAGTCGCTGCTGCGCCTGCGCGGGCGCCGGCTGGCCGATGACGAGGTCCTCCCATCGGCGCTCCCGTTCGGGGGCGCGCTCGTAGCAACTGCCCTGTGGCTGCTGCCGCTCTGCTACCTCCACCCAACGGCCCCGCCGACGGATCCCGGCACGGTCGCGTGGGCGGCAGCGGGCGTGTCGGCCACTGTCGCCCTCTTCGCCCTGGCCTGGCGCGCCACGGGTGTCCGTAAGCCGGAAAACGGGGTGGCGGAAGAGGTCGGACGGCCGGGGCGGGAGGTGCATCTGGCGGCCCGCTTCCTGGAACACACCGACTACAACCCGCACGGCTTCGGCACCCACATCGTGCTCGGGGACGGCCCGCCCGCGGTGACACCCCATCCCGGACCCGGCAGGTTCGCGGCACGACGGATACCGGTGGAGCGACTCACCGTGAAGGATGTGCGGCGCATCCGGGGCAGCGACGGCGACACCGCCCCCAGGAGCTGGCACATCGCGGAACTCGACGACGCGGGTGAACCTGTCCGCCTCGCCGCCGCCCCCGCCGACCTGACCCGCATCGTCCACGAGCTGCGCGCTGCCGGCGCCCCGGTGGACGCGTCGAACCGCGAGGCGTGA
- a CDS encoding maleylpyruvate isomerase family mycothiol-dependent enzyme: MEATPARDVRGALPPGLADAIRETASEIAALLRGRTETGGPVPGSTWTLGEAAAHLAQANELMADIASGRERSHGDGTAPSLAAANERALARFGERAGDPLADMIVAQADVFLGAAQRCAADETVATPLGPMNMAVFGSYLLTHMLGHGYDLARAVGRPHMVDRARAELALPFMFTVMPHVVDAAAAGLTARFGIRLRGGTRFTVTFTDGAAAVSPRPEGRTECTIQIEPVTFLLIALGRCDPWGAIARGRILAWGRKPWLAPRFPTLFKAP; the protein is encoded by the coding sequence GTGGAAGCAACGCCTGCCCGAGACGTGCGAGGCGCCCTGCCTCCCGGCCTCGCCGATGCGATACGCGAGACCGCGTCGGAGATCGCGGCGCTGCTGCGCGGTCGTACCGAAACCGGCGGCCCGGTTCCCGGTTCGACGTGGACGCTCGGCGAGGCCGCAGCCCACCTGGCACAGGCCAACGAGCTGATGGCGGACATCGCCTCGGGCCGCGAGCGCAGTCACGGTGACGGGACGGCCCCGAGTCTGGCGGCGGCCAACGAGCGCGCGCTCGCCCGGTTCGGCGAGCGCGCCGGTGACCCGCTGGCCGACATGATCGTGGCGCAGGCCGATGTGTTCCTCGGCGCGGCGCAGCGGTGTGCGGCCGACGAAACAGTGGCTACGCCGCTCGGCCCCATGAACATGGCTGTCTTCGGTTCCTATCTGCTCACGCACATGCTCGGCCACGGCTACGACCTCGCCCGTGCCGTCGGGCGGCCTCATATGGTCGACCGTGCCCGGGCCGAGCTGGCCCTGCCGTTCATGTTCACGGTCATGCCGCACGTCGTGGATGCGGCCGCCGCCGGCCTGACCGCCCGCTTCGGGATCAGGCTGCGCGGCGGGACACGCTTCACGGTGACCTTCACCGACGGTGCGGCGGCCGTGAGCCCGCGCCCGGAGGGCCGCACGGAGTGCACCATCCAGATCGAGCCGGTCACCTTCCTGCTCATCGCGCTCGGCCGTTGCGACCCATGGGGGGCCATCGCCCGCGGTCGCATTCTCGCCTGGGGCCGCAAGCCCTGGCTCGCACCGCGGTTCCCGACCCTGTTCAAGGCGCCCTGA